Genomic segment of Paenibacillus polymyxa:
GGATGGAAGTTTTTTTGCATTAAAAAGAGTAAAATTAAGGAAGTGGACGTCTTGTCAACACGAATCGTCATTAAAATCGGAAGCAGCTCTCTGACTGGAGTGGAAGGTGGTTTGAATCGGGAAGCCATCGCTTATTTTGCCCGGGAAATCAGCTTGCTTCGTGCAAAAGGTCATGAAGTGCTGCTGGTTACATCAGGCGCAGTAGCCGCCGGATTCAGGGAGATTGGGTACCCGTTTCGCCCTAAGCTATTGCATGAAAAGCAGGCGGCAGCGGCTGTTGGCCAAGCTCTTCTCATGCAGGCCTATGAGCAGGCTTTTAAAGATTTTGACCTAGTGATCGCGCAGGTTCTGCTAACCCGTAGTGACTTTTTGAGCCGCAAACGGATGAATAATGCCGGAATGACCGTAGAAGAATTGCTGCGCCAGCAGGTTATCCCGATCTTTAACGAAAATGATACTGTATCGATTGACGAATTGAAATTCGGCGATAACGATATGCTGTCCGCGCTGGTTGCCAATCTGGTCAAAGCTCAGCATCTGATTATCATTACGGACACCGATGGCGTATATACGGCAGATCCGCGCAAGCATCCGAATGCCGTACGTTTTGAACGTATCGAAGAAATTACAGAGGAGATTTATGCATTAGCTGGAGGTTCTGGATCGTCTGTAGGTACTGGCGGCATGCGATCCAAGATCGAAGCTGCCAAAGTCGCTACACGCGGCGGTGTACCTGTATATGTGGGACGCGTAAGCGCGAATGGTGATCTAGACGCAGCCGTCGAAGGACACGGACCGGGAACTTATTTTGACACCCACCTATCTTCACTTCCGATGAAAAAACAGTGGCTTGGATTTATGTCCACCCCTCTGGGCGCAGTTCATGTAGACGAAGGGGCTGAGGAAGCGTTGGTTCACGGAGGACACAGTCTACTTCCGGTTGGCGTACGACGTGTCGAGGGCAGCTTTCATGCCGGAGATGTCGTTGAGGTGCTCGGACCGGAAAATAAAGTGTTAGGACGCGGCATCGTCAATTATGACGATGAACAGCTCCGAAATGTACAAGGATTACCCAGCGGCGAGGTTGTGGGCAAAATTGGTCCCATTCACCGGCTTGAGGTGATCCACAGGGATGAATGGATTACATTATGTATGTAGGGAGGCCGTAACATGAGTGATTTAACGACTAACACAGCTGCAACCGAGGAGAATCAGTTTAGCGAAGTACGAACCAAAGCGAATCTTGCTAAAAAAAGTGCCGGGGTCATGAACCGCCTGACTACAGCACAGAAAAACGAAGCATTGCTTGCTATGGCTGAAGCTCTAGTAAATCATACTGAAGAGCTGATTGCAGCAAACCATAATGACCTGAAACGTGGACGGGAACAGGGAACATCGGAATCGCTGCTCGACCGCCTCAAGCTGACCGAGGACCGAATCGGAGCTATTGCCGAAGGATTACGCCAAATTGTGGCACTGCCTGACCCGGTCGGCGACACCCTTGAGCAAATTGAACGTCCAAACGGCCTGCGAATTGAGAAGATACGTGTACCGCTGGGTGTCATCGG
This window contains:
- the proB gene encoding glutamate 5-kinase yields the protein MKVVPRKHKLSSFAYKGWKFFCIKKSKIKEVDVLSTRIVIKIGSSSLTGVEGGLNREAIAYFAREISLLRAKGHEVLLVTSGAVAAGFREIGYPFRPKLLHEKQAAAAVGQALLMQAYEQAFKDFDLVIAQVLLTRSDFLSRKRMNNAGMTVEELLRQQVIPIFNENDTVSIDELKFGDNDMLSALVANLVKAQHLIIITDTDGVYTADPRKHPNAVRFERIEEITEEIYALAGGSGSSVGTGGMRSKIEAAKVATRGGVPVYVGRVSANGDLDAAVEGHGPGTYFDTHLSSLPMKKQWLGFMSTPLGAVHVDEGAEEALVHGGHSLLPVGVRRVEGSFHAGDVVEVLGPENKVLGRGIVNYDDEQLRNVQGLPSGEVVGKIGPIHRLEVIHRDEWITLCM